In Halobaculum magnesiiphilum, the following proteins share a genomic window:
- a CDS encoding DUF6884 domain-containing protein — translation MKYVLVGCGAAKRDERSEARDLYTSTYFAKKRAYAETVGDEWAILSAEHGLVEPDAEIDPYETHIDDLDDHRLNQLAHRIGMELIEWLVARGADTGDEIIVLAGRSYVDPLRERETFHAGIEPSVSFPFEQLDLGGIGEQMSWLGERVAAATAEQSTLITDGGEPLTCDDKDCDEPAHVRVFPTHGETDHSALRCRDCYERDAERDWFDRWARQIQSRDGGDGR, via the coding sequence GTGAAGTACGTCCTCGTCGGCTGCGGCGCCGCGAAGCGCGACGAGCGCTCCGAGGCCCGCGACCTATACACGTCGACGTACTTCGCGAAGAAGCGCGCGTACGCCGAGACCGTCGGCGACGAGTGGGCGATCCTCTCGGCAGAACACGGCCTCGTCGAGCCCGACGCCGAGATCGATCCCTACGAGACCCACATCGACGATCTCGACGACCACCGCCTGAACCAGTTGGCGCATCGCATCGGAATGGAACTGATCGAGTGGCTCGTCGCCCGCGGTGCCGACACTGGCGATGAGATCATCGTGCTCGCCGGGCGCTCGTACGTCGACCCGCTGCGGGAGCGCGAAACGTTTCACGCCGGTATCGAGCCGTCCGTCTCGTTCCCGTTCGAGCAACTGGACCTCGGCGGGATCGGCGAACAGATGTCGTGGCTCGGCGAGCGCGTTGCTGCGGCGACTGCCGAGCAGTCCACGTTGATCACGGACGGCGGCGAGCCGCTCACCTGCGACGACAAGGACTGCGACGAGCCCGCTCACGTCCGCGTCTTCCCGACCCACGGTGAGACCGATCACTCGGCGCTCCGCTGTCGCGACTGCTACGAGCGAGACGCGGAACGTGACTGGTTCGATCGGTGGGCGCGTCAGATCCAGAGTCGTGACGGAGGTGACGGCCGGTGA
- a CDS encoding rhomboid family intramembrane serine protease, which produces MVSVRSATRTGPLRPVAETLVVMTVVSAAFWLVGLLARPLAAYLFVLSPPTVVHPWTLVTSVYAHAGVGHLLSNAVVVVVAGVPVAASTTRARFHGFVLATGALAGLAQVWLGGLLVPTGVVGISGAAFALVGYVAAANPAADALGRAARRLDVSPRLLVVAVGVLALAVTVVFSPAGSALISHFVGLLLGVGAGRARLLRV; this is translated from the coding sequence ATGGTCTCCGTCCGATCGGCGACCCGAACCGGGCCGCTCCGTCCGGTCGCCGAGACGCTCGTGGTGATGACCGTGGTGTCGGCGGCGTTCTGGCTCGTCGGGCTGCTCGCGCGTCCGCTGGCGGCGTACCTGTTCGTCCTGTCGCCGCCGACGGTCGTTCACCCGTGGACGCTCGTGACCAGCGTGTACGCCCACGCAGGTGTCGGCCACCTCCTCTCGAACGCGGTCGTGGTCGTCGTCGCCGGCGTTCCCGTGGCCGCCTCGACGACCCGGGCCCGGTTTCACGGCTTCGTCCTCGCGACGGGCGCGCTCGCGGGGCTGGCGCAGGTGTGGCTCGGCGGCCTGCTCGTCCCCACGGGCGTCGTCGGCATCAGCGGCGCCGCGTTCGCGCTCGTCGGCTACGTCGCCGCCGCCAATCCCGCCGCCGACGCGCTCGGGCGCGCGGCGCGACGGCTCGACGTGTCGCCGCGGCTTCTGGTCGTCGCTGTCGGGGTACTCGCGCTGGCGGTGACGGTGGTGTTCAGCCCCGCCGGAAGCGCGCTGATCTCGCATTTCGTGGGGCTGCTTCTGGGCGTCGGCGCCGGGAGAGCCCGACTGCTCCGTGTGTGA
- a CDS encoding DUF7563 family protein, with product MMRLGSDESGCLHCGAHVTDRFAAVFGDGNNDVHRCPACDSMPRISRGSAAGKVVDTHVDPDDDPAFNQGARVGAARTDGGDGR from the coding sequence ATGATGCGCCTCGGGTCGGACGAGTCCGGCTGCCTGCACTGCGGGGCGCACGTCACCGACCGGTTCGCCGCCGTCTTCGGCGACGGGAATAACGACGTACACCGCTGTCCCGCCTGCGATTCCATGCCGCGCATTAGCCGCGGCTCCGCAGCCGGGAAGGTCGTCGACACGCACGTCGACCCCGACGACGACCCGGCATTCAACCAGGGCGCGCGCGTCGGTGCTGCGCGGACTGACGGAGGTGACGGACGGTGA
- a CDS encoding phage N-6-adenine-methyltransferase, whose amino-acid sequence MSNTSLDLDLFTSSETDEWSTPPEFVRPLAEAVGGFDLDAAAGAERSPIADEAFTEDDDGLAQPWHGDVWLNPPYSAMDEWTPKVVSELQRPAVDSICYLVKGDSSTDWWQDAVEHAEAVAMLDSRLAFGDGDDSAPFASHVFVFGDAPGTVLDVLSRRATVFRAGHIHRETEQEQLVGGDGR is encoded by the coding sequence GTGAGCAACACCAGTCTCGATCTCGACCTGTTCACCTCGTCGGAGACCGACGAGTGGTCGACGCCGCCCGAGTTCGTCCGCCCGCTCGCCGAAGCGGTTGGTGGGTTCGACCTCGACGCCGCCGCCGGTGCGGAGCGCTCCCCGATCGCCGACGAGGCGTTCACTGAGGACGACGACGGGCTCGCCCAACCGTGGCACGGCGACGTGTGGCTGAACCCGCCGTACTCCGCGATGGACGAGTGGACGCCGAAGGTCGTCTCCGAACTGCAGCGCCCCGCCGTCGACTCGATCTGCTACCTCGTGAAGGGCGACAGCAGCACCGACTGGTGGCAGGACGCCGTCGAGCACGCCGAGGCCGTCGCGATGCTCGACTCGCGGCTCGCGTTCGGTGACGGCGACGACAGCGCGCCGTTCGCCTCACACGTGTTCGTCTTCGGGGACGCGCCCGGCACCGTCCTCGACGTACTGTCGCGGCGCGCGACCGTCTTCCGTGCCGGGCACATCCATCGCGAGACCGAGCAAGAGCAGCTCGTCGGAGGTGACGGCCGGTGA
- the tuf gene encoding translation elongation factor EF-1 subunit alpha, producing the protein MSDKPHQNLAIIGHVDHGKSTLVGRLLFETGSVPEHVIEQHREEAEEKGKGGFEFAYVMDNLAEERERGVTIDIAHQEFDTEQYYFTIVDCPGHRDFVKNMITGASQADNAVLVVAADDGVAPQTREHVFLARTLGINELIVGINKMDLVDYSEDSYNEVVSEVEDLLKQVRFGTEDASFIPISAFEGDNIADRSENTSWYDGEILLEALNNLPESEPPTDAPLRLPIQDVYTISGIGTVPVGRIETGEMTPGDNVSFQPSDVGGEVKTVEMHHEEVDYAGPGDNVGFNVRGVGKDDIRRGDVCGPADDPPTVAETFQAQVVVMQHPSVITAGYTPVFHAHTAQVACTVESLDQKLDPSSGEVDEENPDFIKSGDAAIVTVRPQKPLSIEPSSEIPELGSFAIRDMGQTIAAGKVLSVNER; encoded by the coding sequence ATGAGCGACAAACCCCACCAGAACTTGGCCATCATCGGCCACGTCGACCACGGGAAGTCCACGCTCGTCGGGCGGCTCCTCTTCGAGACCGGGAGCGTCCCCGAGCACGTGATCGAACAGCACCGAGAGGAGGCCGAGGAGAAGGGCAAGGGCGGCTTCGAGTTCGCCTACGTCATGGACAACCTGGCCGAGGAGCGCGAGCGCGGTGTCACGATCGACATCGCCCACCAGGAGTTCGACACCGAACAGTACTACTTCACCATCGTCGACTGCCCGGGCCACCGTGACTTCGTGAAGAACATGATCACGGGCGCCTCGCAGGCCGACAACGCGGTGCTCGTCGTCGCGGCCGACGACGGCGTCGCGCCCCAGACCCGCGAGCACGTCTTCCTGGCGCGCACGCTGGGTATCAACGAGCTGATCGTCGGGATCAACAAGATGGACCTCGTCGACTACTCGGAGGACTCCTACAACGAGGTCGTCTCCGAGGTCGAGGACCTGCTCAAGCAGGTCCGCTTCGGCACCGAGGACGCGAGCTTCATCCCGATCTCGGCGTTCGAGGGCGACAACATCGCCGACCGCTCCGAGAACACGTCGTGGTACGACGGCGAGATCCTCCTGGAGGCCCTCAACAACCTTCCGGAGTCGGAGCCGCCGACGGACGCGCCGCTGCGTCTGCCCATCCAGGACGTCTACACCATCTCGGGTATCGGGACCGTCCCCGTCGGGCGGATCGAGACCGGCGAGATGACCCCCGGTGACAACGTCTCCTTCCAGCCGTCGGACGTCGGCGGCGAGGTGAAGACGGTCGAGATGCACCACGAGGAGGTCGACTACGCGGGCCCCGGCGACAACGTCGGCTTCAACGTCCGCGGCGTCGGCAAGGACGACATCCGCCGCGGCGACGTCTGTGGTCCCGCGGACGACCCGCCGACGGTCGCCGAGACCTTCCAGGCGCAGGTCGTCGTCATGCAGCACCCGTCGGTCATCACGGCCGGCTACACCCCCGTCTTCCACGCCCACACGGCGCAGGTCGCGTGTACGGTCGAGTCGCTCGACCAGAAGCTCGACCCGTCCTCGGGCGAGGTCGACGAGGAGAACCCGGACTTCATCAAGTCCGGCGACGCGGCCATCGTGACGGTGCGCCCGCAGAAGCCCCTCAGCATCGAGCCGTCCAGCGAGATCCCGGAGCTGGGCTCCTTCGCCATCCGCGACATGGGTCAGACCATCGCGGCCGGCAAGGTGCTCTCCGTCAACGAACGGTAA
- the rpsJ gene encoding 30S ribosomal protein S10 gives MPGQQARVRLAGTSPDDLDDICDDVREIADKTGVALSGPIPLPTKTLEVPSRKSPDGEGTATWEHWEMRVHKRLIDIDADERALRQLMRIQVPNDVSIEIVLED, from the coding sequence ATGCCCGGACAGCAAGCGCGCGTCCGACTCGCGGGCACGAGCCCCGACGACCTGGACGACATCTGCGACGACGTCCGCGAGATCGCGGACAAGACCGGCGTGGCGCTGTCGGGTCCCATCCCGCTCCCCACGAAGACCCTCGAGGTCCCGTCGCGCAAGTCCCCCGACGGCGAGGGGACGGCGACGTGGGAGCACTGGGAGATGCGCGTCCACAAGCGGCTGATCGACATCGACGCCGACGAACGCGCGCTCCGTCAGCTCATGCGGATCCAGGTCCCGAACGACGTCTCCATCGAGATCGTCCTCGAGGACTGA
- a CDS encoding DNA adenine methylase, which produces MNGFERSGRKVSAFPYIGSKTYLAPWVVEHLCDHETFVVPFGGAAGVLLNKPRSRAEIFNDRDEYVVRFFEAVRDRSDELAEAVRDIPYSRGLYNEWSRQFRDPEQDLGEDLVEEAARWVFLRYASFSGRYGQRAGFATDTPRKGPQKSEIWARVPERIQLLRDRFKGVAIECGDYSEQFKRYDGDDVLFYCDPPYTEEKDNYYRGPLFDHAGLVETLRAVDGEWIVSYSEPPEGLEDLATAVVERSYNRSASLDNSDRPERLYCSYDPAAAPMWSVVAQQTLPATDGGEQR; this is translated from the coding sequence GTGAACGGGTTCGAGCGATCGGGACGGAAGGTCTCGGCGTTCCCGTACATCGGGAGCAAGACGTACCTCGCGCCGTGGGTCGTCGAGCACCTCTGCGACCACGAGACGTTCGTCGTCCCATTCGGCGGCGCTGCGGGGGTGTTGCTGAACAAACCGCGGAGTCGTGCGGAGATCTTCAACGACCGCGACGAGTACGTCGTCCGATTCTTCGAGGCCGTCCGCGACCGGTCGGACGAGCTCGCCGAGGCGGTCCGCGACATCCCATACTCGCGCGGCCTGTACAACGAGTGGTCGCGACAGTTCCGCGACCCCGAGCAGGACCTCGGCGAGGATCTCGTTGAGGAGGCTGCTCGGTGGGTCTTCCTTCGGTACGCCAGCTTCAGTGGCCGCTACGGACAGCGCGCCGGGTTCGCGACCGACACGCCGCGGAAGGGGCCGCAGAAGTCCGAGATATGGGCTCGCGTTCCCGAGCGAATCCAGCTCCTCCGCGACCGCTTCAAGGGCGTCGCGATCGAGTGCGGCGACTACTCTGAGCAGTTCAAGCGGTACGACGGCGACGACGTACTGTTCTACTGCGACCCGCCGTACACCGAGGAGAAGGACAACTACTACCGCGGGCCGCTGTTCGACCACGCCGGCCTCGTCGAGACGCTCCGGGCCGTCGACGGCGAGTGGATCGTCTCCTACTCGGAGCCGCCGGAGGGTCTGGAAGACCTCGCGACGGCAGTCGTTGAGCGGAGTTACAACCGCTCGGCCTCACTCGACAACAGCGACAGGCCGGAGCGCCTGTACTGCTCGTACGATCCCGCGGCGGCGCCGATGTGGTCCGTCGTTGCTCAACAGACCCTCCCCGCGACCGACGGAGGTGAGCAGCGGTGA